In Acidovorax sp. GBBC 1281, a single window of DNA contains:
- a CDS encoding conjugal transfer protein TraG N-terminal domain-containing protein has protein sequence MTLYTTDYLEYYLTLVGWLVHNGIWNVLVASGVFAIPFLTIVIQEWLKARSEGADEGNKGVLSALRIENRVFVAIVVVLFGGIPFIDVDLSTIRFDASRSTQCQTRVPTPAQTGWSQSFTTLNEQSAKVPVWWFFLHSMSKAVTGAAVAAIPCGTDLRQMRMEVDATRIDDPVLAQEVADFSKDCYGPARARLFMQRPDLDEAQGNEVTWIGSRFFVDTAGYYDRYRSRTPREGWPYEAERDAGLAEVASGGGYPTCRQWWSDGQTGLRARLLAQVSPSLLTRLANYAGFVSRSELDDSVIRAIAAPRQQKLNQGEVYTDYGGQIDKTFFNDLARGAGNVGLALGTPGFFPAMDVLRQALPMVLSLLKMALVICIPMVLVIGTYDLKVLMTSSCVFFALYFVDFWFQLARWIDSTILDALYGWGWGWNRPMTNFNLAMGLDNAFGDMLLNFVMATMFVVLPGVWITALTWAGVRIGSVAQAFSEGTKGAGNAASKGMGAVSSNLR, from the coding sequence ATGACGCTCTACACGACGGACTATCTGGAGTATTACCTGACCCTGGTGGGCTGGCTGGTCCACAACGGAATCTGGAACGTGCTGGTCGCCAGCGGCGTGTTCGCGATCCCGTTCCTGACCATCGTGATCCAGGAGTGGCTCAAGGCACGCTCCGAAGGGGCCGACGAGGGCAACAAGGGGGTGTTGAGCGCCCTGCGGATCGAGAACCGGGTGTTCGTGGCGATCGTGGTGGTGCTGTTCGGGGGCATCCCGTTCATTGATGTGGATCTGTCCACGATCCGCTTCGACGCGTCGCGCTCCACCCAGTGCCAGACAAGGGTGCCCACGCCCGCGCAGACGGGCTGGAGCCAGTCGTTCACGACGCTGAACGAGCAGTCGGCGAAGGTGCCGGTGTGGTGGTTCTTCCTGCATTCGATGAGCAAGGCAGTGACAGGCGCGGCGGTGGCGGCGATTCCCTGCGGCACGGACTTGCGGCAGATGCGGATGGAAGTGGATGCCACGCGCATCGACGATCCGGTGCTGGCCCAGGAGGTGGCGGATTTCTCGAAGGACTGCTACGGGCCGGCGCGGGCGCGGTTGTTCATGCAGCGGCCCGATCTGGACGAGGCGCAGGGCAACGAGGTGACCTGGATCGGTTCGCGGTTCTTCGTGGACACGGCGGGGTATTACGACCGCTACCGTTCACGCACGCCGCGCGAGGGATGGCCCTATGAGGCCGAGCGGGATGCGGGCCTGGCCGAAGTCGCCAGCGGCGGGGGCTACCCGACGTGCCGCCAGTGGTGGTCGGATGGCCAGACGGGTCTGCGGGCGCGGCTCCTGGCCCAGGTGAGCCCGAGCCTGCTCACGCGGCTGGCCAATTATGCGGGGTTCGTGTCCCGCAGCGAGCTGGACGATTCGGTGATCCGGGCGATTGCGGCACCCCGCCAGCAGAAGCTGAACCAGGGGGAGGTATACACGGACTATGGCGGGCAGATCGACAAGACGTTCTTCAACGATCTGGCGCGCGGGGCGGGCAACGTGGGGCTCGCCCTGGGTACGCCGGGCTTCTTCCCGGCGATGGATGTGCTGCGCCAGGCCCTGCCCATGGTGTTGTCGCTGCTCAAGATGGCGCTGGTGATCTGCATCCCGATGGTGCTGGTGATCGGCACCTACGATCTCAAGGTGCTGATGACGAGCAGTTGCGTGTTCTTCGCGCTGTACTTCGTGGATTTCTGGTTCCAGCTGGCACGGTGGATCGACAGCACGATCCTGGATGCGCTCTATGGCTGGGGCTGGGGGTGGAACCGCCCGATGACGAATTTCAATCTCGCGATGGGCCTGGACAATGCGTTCGGCGACATGCTGCTGAACTTCGTGATGGCGACGATGTTCGTCGTCCTGCCAGGGGTTTGGATCACCGCTTTGACTTGGGCAGGTGTCCGCATCGGAAGTGTTGCACAGGCATTTTCCGAAGGCACCAAGGGCGCGGGGAATGCTGCGTCAAAAGGAATGGGTGCCGTCTCAAGCAACCTGAGATGA
- a CDS encoding TIGR03757 family integrating conjugative element protein — MTSVFVRPSSTPRGGPLLTAAIALASAFASTFAQAAEVRVFTLQSIPLIGVSPEVAVVHLDAASQIESRIGTQLPADPAHAQAIARERLSRGGATMQRELAAAYQGVADAWSLGITTLPAVVVDRRYVVYGEPDVAKASARIAAYRRAHR; from the coding sequence ATGACCAGTGTTTTTGTTCGGCCAAGTTCAACCCCGCGGGGAGGTCCGTTGCTCACGGCGGCCATCGCTCTGGCCAGCGCCTTCGCATCGACCTTCGCCCAGGCCGCAGAGGTGAGGGTCTTCACGCTGCAATCGATCCCTTTGATCGGCGTTTCCCCGGAGGTGGCCGTTGTCCACCTCGATGCGGCCAGCCAGATCGAATCCCGCATCGGCACCCAACTGCCGGCCGATCCAGCACACGCGCAGGCCATTGCGCGAGAACGCCTGAGCCGAGGTGGCGCGACGATGCAGCGGGAACTGGCAGCGGCCTATCAGGGCGTGGCCGATGCCTGGAGCCTGGGGATCACCACCCTGCCTGCGGTGGTCGTGGACCGGCGCTACGTCGTCTATGGCGAGCCCGATGTGGCGAAGGCGTCCGCCCGCATCGCGGCCTACCGAAGGGCCCACCGATGA
- a CDS encoding DUF6531 domain-containing protein, protein MATYVNDRRAIHEGRSPAMIPGPINPVFPKPNGPPVPILNMAHGPGLKNGTATLKIDGQPVSVAGSRFESIPATPDRLGGIAGVRSQVVGGAAEPTSYSSDTKFEGRGSVRSFDTTKSNAKVVEPGWFEWAAMKALPGPYDQLAVKVLDKLPGALGDELIAVGDSLTDPWSLVGPAFKLLGKAIPGLNVLVGGAAAAEAGVQMEEVAKQVQEMLAPPMTDEKLDQIAQFIADELARIVVGFVIGKIAKRAKAKPDSVGSRGDNQVNPNTQAKIIDDANKPKPGIPGCEMGSCEPVIFATGVKILSETDFALPGLLPLEWRRFYRSADRRPGWLGWGWSTPLSIELALVHGHVHYYDARGRRMEFPPLQPGQRHFAEREKITLIHHEDGHYSVEATDGLRHEFAKPVPGQWRLPLARLRDRHGNAITLHYPAYEETGVDGIAPRPAGLTDSAGRELHFGWTDAGLLAEVRLEPRTLDGVEHQGGVLVRYAYDSAGNLQGDTHANLCSATDAQGGTKAYRYENHLLVAYTNKNGFTHHQQWSRLDAGGRVVRTWTDTPGLRDTRFEYDLGSRTTHVTDALGRRTSYHYNAHNEVVAVTEPGPDGQPVRTETQMDRAGNPIATTDALGRTTRYEFDHLGNLRAATDAAGATTRLRYNALSLPTEIIDALGHVWKNDYDARGDLREHTDALGHATRYQYDPRGLPVAIEDAHGKTRHLQWDAAGQLVAYTDCSGRTTRYQYDILGNLAASVDALGQATRYQHDALGQLRIATQADGAEHRYDHDAQGNLVAYTDPKGAITRYAYNGLDQPVERQDPQGQSLRYRYDAVGRLVALQNENGAWYQFHYDAADNLVQEIGFDGRIQRYRYNAAGELTELHERDAAEPPDTPYDMAPDAPLPKRTHFQRDRLGRLLAKVHSNGEAASYAYDLLGRMVGCANAQAQVRFAYDPLSQLVEETQVHLGDAQADSAQAQADRHFTFRHAYDALGNRIASVLPSGKNVQWLYYGSGHLHQIRVDGHTVSDMERDALHQEISRTQGALTSRYGLDPMGRLVAHKVSREAALQTLPGAATEASLRDRDPPPGMPGPPGLSDLLARLPHLPSGHRIARHYQYDRGGNLTATQDSLRGASEYRYDALGRILSAHKGTRSTTQGTQQGEDREQFTFDPAGNLLNPNRGGEQSAGGVSHEREKVPTNRLTVYQDLRFTYDLHGNVVQRLVGWHTVQNYRYSAEHQIVEATVTRYRDRPALQSVPAAGHGQTEPAATVQTTRYRYDALGRRIDKTDAFGKTRFVYDGDLLAGEIRGSKVSEYLYEPDSFVPLAKLESEAKQAPVQEVLGHIATKDVANEKAEDKDFAIYYYQCDQIGAPQELTDEAGRIVWAASYKVWGQAQALQMLRSTGTDGEAAVFTANERPLALAVSGEVQSLNLVEQPLRFQGQYFDGETGLHYNRFRYYDPVTGRFVHQDPIGLLGGTNSFIYAASPTVWADLLGLTADKLGRNMGQAGRGLRQGQTPHHIVQENCKKNKHVQNSREILGRNNIGIDDASNGARLWGTNPAQTATANHPGAAAARTQGTYHAGPHVHSDMNDKLIYQILKGVEKRGGDVENALRDIGRRLENGSWKYTFSCCCR, encoded by the coding sequence ATGGCCACGTACGTCAACGACCGCAGGGCGATCCACGAGGGGCGCAGCCCGGCCATGATTCCGGGGCCGATCAATCCGGTGTTCCCCAAGCCCAACGGGCCACCAGTTCCGATCCTGAACATGGCCCACGGGCCGGGACTCAAGAACGGCACCGCCACGCTCAAGATCGACGGCCAGCCGGTCTCGGTGGCCGGCAGCCGGTTCGAATCCATTCCTGCCACGCCCGACCGGCTGGGCGGCATTGCCGGCGTGCGCTCCCAGGTGGTGGGAGGCGCGGCCGAACCCACCAGCTACAGCAGCGACACCAAATTCGAGGGCCGGGGCAGCGTCCGCTCGTTCGATACCACCAAAAGCAACGCCAAAGTCGTTGAGCCTGGCTGGTTCGAATGGGCGGCCATGAAGGCCCTGCCGGGCCCCTACGACCAACTGGCCGTCAAGGTCCTCGACAAACTTCCTGGCGCGTTGGGGGACGAGCTCATTGCGGTGGGCGATAGCCTCACGGATCCGTGGTCGCTGGTGGGGCCTGCGTTCAAGCTGCTGGGGAAGGCGATTCCTGGCCTGAACGTCCTCGTCGGCGGTGCGGCGGCCGCAGAGGCCGGCGTCCAAATGGAAGAGGTCGCCAAGCAGGTTCAAGAAATGCTTGCGCCGCCGATGACGGACGAGAAGCTCGATCAGATCGCCCAATTCATCGCAGACGAATTGGCGCGAATCGTGGTTGGCTTCGTCATCGGCAAGATTGCCAAGCGCGCCAAGGCCAAGCCGGACTCGGTCGGGAGCCGCGGGGACAACCAGGTCAATCCCAACACACAGGCCAAAATTATCGATGACGCAAACAAGCCCAAACCGGGCATTCCGGGCTGCGAAATGGGCAGTTGCGAACCTGTCATCTTCGCCACCGGCGTCAAGATATTGTCGGAAACCGACTTTGCCTTGCCTGGCCTGCTGCCGCTGGAATGGCGGCGCTTTTACCGCTCGGCCGACCGGCGCCCCGGCTGGCTGGGCTGGGGGTGGAGCACGCCCTTGAGCATCGAGCTGGCCCTGGTCCACGGCCATGTGCATTACTACGATGCGCGCGGGCGCCGGATGGAGTTCCCGCCCTTGCAACCCGGACAGCGCCACTTCGCCGAGCGGGAAAAAATCACTCTCATCCACCACGAAGACGGGCACTACAGCGTCGAGGCCACCGACGGACTGCGGCACGAGTTCGCCAAGCCCGTGCCCGGCCAGTGGCGTCTGCCCCTGGCGCGGCTGCGCGACCGCCACGGCAATGCCATCACGCTGCACTACCCGGCCTATGAAGAAACCGGCGTGGACGGCATTGCGCCCCGCCCCGCCGGCCTCACCGACAGCGCCGGGCGCGAGTTGCACTTCGGCTGGACCGACGCCGGCCTGCTGGCCGAGGTGCGCCTGGAACCCCGCACCCTCGATGGCGTGGAACACCAGGGCGGGGTGCTAGTGCGTTATGCCTACGACAGCGCGGGCAACCTGCAGGGCGATACGCACGCCAATCTCTGCAGTGCCACCGATGCGCAGGGCGGCACCAAGGCGTACCGCTATGAAAATCACCTCCTGGTGGCCTACACCAACAAGAACGGTTTCACCCACCACCAACAGTGGAGCCGGCTGGACGCAGGGGGGCGCGTGGTGCGCACTTGGACCGATACTCCCGGCCTGCGGGACACCCGCTTCGAATACGACCTGGGGTCGCGCACCACCCACGTCACCGATGCCCTAGGCCGGCGCACCAGCTACCACTACAACGCGCACAACGAAGTCGTTGCCGTCACGGAACCCGGACCGGACGGCCAGCCCGTGCGCACAGAAACCCAGATGGATCGGGCGGGCAACCCCATCGCCACTACGGACGCACTGGGTCGCACCACACGCTATGAGTTCGATCACTTAGGTAATCTGCGCGCTGCGACCGACGCGGCCGGCGCCACCACGCGGCTGCGCTACAACGCTTTGAGCCTGCCCACCGAGATCATCGACGCCCTGGGCCACGTCTGGAAGAACGACTACGACGCGCGTGGCGACCTGCGCGAGCACACCGACGCGCTGGGCCACGCCACCCGCTACCAATACGACCCGCGCGGCCTGCCCGTTGCCATCGAGGACGCCCACGGCAAGACCCGGCATCTGCAATGGGATGCGGCCGGCCAACTGGTGGCCTACACCGACTGCTCGGGCCGCACCACCCGCTACCAGTACGACATCCTGGGCAACCTGGCCGCCAGCGTCGATGCCCTGGGCCAGGCCACGCGCTACCAGCACGACGCGCTGGGCCAGTTGCGCATCGCAACGCAAGCCGACGGGGCCGAGCACCGCTACGACCACGACGCCCAGGGCAACTTGGTGGCCTACACCGACCCCAAGGGCGCCATCACCCGCTACGCGTACAACGGCCTGGACCAGCCCGTGGAGCGCCAGGACCCGCAGGGCCAAAGCCTGCGCTACCGCTACGACGCGGTGGGGCGGCTCGTGGCGCTGCAAAACGAGAACGGCGCCTGGTACCAGTTTCACTACGACGCGGCTGACAACCTGGTGCAGGAGATCGGCTTCGATGGCCGAATCCAGCGCTACCGGTACAACGCGGCGGGCGAGCTGACCGAGTTGCACGAACGCGATGCGGCCGAGCCGCCGGACACGCCGTACGACATGGCGCCCGATGCGCCGTTACCGAAGCGCACGCACTTCCAGCGCGATCGGCTGGGCCGGCTGCTGGCCAAGGTCCACAGCAATGGAGAGGCGGCCAGCTACGCCTACGACCTGCTGGGCCGCATGGTCGGCTGCGCCAACGCGCAGGCCCAGGTTCGATTCGCCTACGACCCACTGTCGCAACTGGTCGAGGAAACGCAGGTCCATCTGGGCGATGCCCAGGCAGACAGCGCGCAGGCCCAGGCGGATCGGCACTTCACCTTCCGCCACGCCTACGACGCCCTGGGCAACCGAATCGCCAGCGTGTTGCCCAGCGGCAAGAACGTGCAATGGCTGTACTACGGCTCCGGGCACCTGCACCAGATCCGGGTGGATGGCCACACCGTCAGCGACATGGAGCGCGATGCGCTGCACCAGGAGATCTCGCGCACGCAAGGGGCGTTGACCAGCCGCTACGGCCTGGACCCCATGGGCCGGCTGGTGGCCCACAAAGTGAGCCGGGAAGCCGCCTTGCAAACGCTGCCCGGTGCGGCCACGGAGGCGTCGTTGCGGGACCGGGACCCACCACCCGGAATGCCCGGCCCACCGGGCCTGTCCGACCTGCTGGCCCGTCTGCCACACCTTCCTTCAGGCCATCGGATTGCGCGGCACTACCAGTACGACCGGGGCGGCAACCTCACGGCCACGCAGGACAGCCTGCGGGGCGCCAGCGAATACCGCTACGACGCGCTGGGCCGCATCCTGTCGGCGCACAAAGGCACGCGGAGCACGACGCAGGGTACGCAGCAGGGAGAAGACCGCGAGCAATTCACGTTCGATCCGGCCGGCAACCTGCTCAACCCCAACCGGGGCGGCGAGCAAAGCGCCGGCGGCGTGAGCCACGAGCGGGAGAAGGTGCCCACCAACCGTCTCACCGTATACCAGGATCTGCGGTTCACCTACGACCTGCATGGCAACGTCGTGCAACGGCTGGTGGGCTGGCACACGGTGCAGAACTATCGCTACAGCGCGGAGCACCAGATCGTGGAGGCCACCGTCACGCGCTACCGGGACCGGCCCGCGCTGCAATCGGTGCCGGCTGCCGGCCATGGCCAAACCGAGCCTGCCGCCACCGTGCAGACCACGCGCTACCGCTACGACGCGCTGGGGCGGCGTATCGACAAGACGGACGCCTTCGGCAAGACCCGGTTCGTCTATGACGGCGACCTGCTCGCGGGAGAAATACGGGGCAGCAAAGTCAGCGAATACCTGTACGAGCCGGACAGCTTCGTGCCGCTGGCCAAGCTGGAGTCGGAGGCGAAACAGGCTCCAGTGCAAGAAGTACTAGGGCATATTGCTACAAAAGATGTAGCAAATGAGAAAGCCGAAGACAAAGACTTCGCCATCTACTACTACCAGTGCGACCAGATCGGGGCGCCGCAGGAGTTGACGGACGAGGCGGGGCGGATCGTGTGGGCAGCGAGCTACAAGGTATGGGGGCAGGCGCAGGCGCTGCAGATGCTTCGCAGCACGGGCACTGATGGGGAAGCGGCGGTGTTCACGGCCAATGAAAGACCGCTGGCGTTGGCGGTGAGCGGAGAGGTCCAGAGCCTCAACCTTGTGGAGCAGCCGCTGCGATTCCAGGGGCAGTATTTCGATGGGGAAACGGGGCTGCATTACAACCGCTTCCGGTATTACGATCCGGTGACAGGCAGATTCGTGCATCAGGACCCGATTGGCTTATTGGGAGGGACTAATTCATTTATCTACGCAGCATCGCCTACGGTCTGGGCAGATTTGTTGGGCTTAACTGCTGATAAGCTGGGTAGAAATATGGGACAAGCGGGTCGAGGTTTACGGCAAGGCCAGACCCCCCACCATATTGTTCAGGAGAATTGCAAGAAGAATAAACACGTTCAGAACTCTAGAGAGATTTTAGGGAGAAATAATATTGGCATTGACGATGCCTCGAACGGTGCTAGGCTTTGGGGAACAAATCCTGCACAAACGGCAACCGCTAATCACCCAGGAGCTGCCGCTGCCAGAACACAGGGTACCTATCATGCTGGCCCTCATGTGCACAGTGACATGAACGATAAACTCATATATCAGATCCTCAAAGGAGTTGAGAAAAGAGGAGGAGATGTAGAAAATGCTCTTAGAGATATTGGTCGCCGGCTGGAAAACGGCAGCTGGAAGTACACTTTTTCTTGTTGCTGCAGATAA
- a CDS encoding DsbA family protein, translating to MPHPRLARYRRPALTLLAGTLLASLTLYIGLHRGGSDEHRVAEDARNDDPMEASGGPWVHGPMQARFALTLYADLECPFCKTYYPALKDWIDRHNDTRLQWHHLPLPTHEPAASNLAALVECVGQAHGHSGYWDAVAWIYRNTRGGGQGLEDGQRYPGTTPDVQECLDSGWGRAAVQAQAAAGAREGVVATPTVRVTDTLSGQSLLLQGQVEGDALLSALDLMGSGNPVASDSRLLADPAADSQ from the coding sequence ATGCCGCACCCCCGCCTTGCTCGCTATCGGCGCCCTGCCCTCACCCTTCTGGCCGGAACGCTGCTGGCCTCCTTGACGCTCTACATCGGGCTTCACCGTGGCGGCTCTGACGAGCACCGGGTTGCGGAAGACGCGCGCAATGACGACCCGATGGAGGCCAGCGGCGGCCCCTGGGTGCATGGGCCCATGCAGGCGCGGTTCGCGCTCACCCTTTATGCGGATCTCGAATGCCCGTTTTGCAAGACCTACTATCCGGCGCTGAAGGACTGGATCGACCGGCATAACGACACCCGCCTGCAATGGCACCACCTTCCCTTGCCGACACACGAACCGGCGGCATCGAACCTGGCCGCGTTGGTCGAATGCGTGGGACAGGCCCATGGCCACAGCGGCTATTGGGACGCCGTGGCGTGGATTTACCGCAACACCCGTGGCGGCGGCCAGGGTCTGGAGGACGGCCAGCGCTATCCCGGCACCACGCCGGACGTTCAGGAATGCCTGGACAGCGGCTGGGGCCGCGCCGCCGTTCAGGCGCAAGCGGCGGCAGGGGCGCGCGAGGGCGTGGTCGCCACCCCGACCGTGCGGGTGACCGACACCCTCAGCGGGCAGTCTTTGCTGCTGCAGGGACAGGTCGAGGGCGACGCGCTGCTGTCGGCCCTGGATTTGATGGGCAGCGGCAATCCGGTTGCCTCGGACTCCCGATTGTTGGCTGACCCCGCCGCCGATTCGCAGTGA
- a CDS encoding Bug family tripartite tricarboxylate transporter substrate binding protein: MFPASGQALVVENVPGAGGNVGAALVARSPADGYTLEIGAMSTHAMNGSIYKNLSFDPMNDFDTVALLAYAINVVAVSASVPARTFPELLAYIRANPGKVNYSTGGIGTHNHLTVALLAKTAGLDIVHVPYKGGGPAVAALVQDECQLYAGGASLLLPHAQAGKVRLVAVTEKSRSELLPDLPSVSETLKGFEVTNWYGAFAPRGLEASRRALLNQEIHRVIALPEVAERLKGLGMVHASLSPLQVRDVLQADHDLWSRTIQSLRIASE, from the coding sequence ATGTTTCCCGCCAGCGGGCAGGCCTTGGTCGTCGAGAATGTGCCCGGCGCTGGCGGTAATGTGGGAGCGGCCCTGGTCGCCCGCTCACCCGCCGATGGCTACACCCTCGAAATCGGTGCCATGTCCACGCATGCGATGAACGGCAGCATCTACAAGAACCTGTCGTTCGATCCCATGAACGATTTCGACACGGTGGCCTTGCTGGCCTATGCGATCAATGTGGTGGCCGTCTCGGCCAGCGTTCCAGCGCGCACCTTCCCGGAACTGCTGGCCTACATCCGCGCCAATCCGGGCAAGGTCAACTATTCGACCGGGGGCATCGGTACGCACAACCACCTCACGGTCGCGCTGCTGGCGAAGACCGCCGGTCTGGACATCGTTCATGTGCCCTACAAAGGCGGTGGCCCTGCCGTGGCGGCATTGGTTCAGGACGAATGCCAGCTGTATGCAGGCGGGGCCTCGCTGCTGCTGCCCCACGCCCAGGCGGGCAAGGTGCGACTCGTAGCCGTGACCGAGAAGTCCCGTTCGGAATTGCTGCCGGACCTCCCCAGCGTTTCGGAAACGCTCAAGGGGTTCGAGGTGACCAACTGGTATGGCGCGTTCGCACCGCGCGGGCTGGAGGCCAGCCGCCGCGCCCTGCTCAACCAGGAGATCCATCGCGTCATCGCGCTGCCAGAAGTAGCCGAGCGGCTCAAGGGACTGGGCATGGTGCATGCCTCCCTGTCGCCGCTGCAAGTGCGCGACGTGCTGCAGGCCGATCACGACCTCTGGTCACGCACCATCCAGTCGCTGCGGATCGCCAGCGAGTGA
- a CDS encoding AP2/ERF family transcription factor, which produces MTQAAYPKIYALTPRFYKGVLVRWSVMLVRQGQRYQREFAVTDHGGVEDARAAALVYRDELLRTIRPLSLREFSAIVRKNNTSGVPGVSRNVDPGGGRWSATVYLANGKSQRRSFAVKKFGEERARELAIEARHQMLQTVEGWMVRHPDGEPQGQALPDMDRSAMPRLRKDRGERSPTRLSLERRVYRYRWTRTMRRGGVWTGEYWVAEYSTSDGKVRRKCFSVGRHGEEEAMRLALEQRREWVLNPPPPQNRTR; this is translated from the coding sequence ATGACGCAAGCTGCCTACCCAAAGATTTACGCCCTCACGCCACGGTTTTATAAAGGGGTCCTGGTGCGCTGGTCAGTCATGCTGGTGCGGCAGGGCCAGCGCTATCAACGCGAGTTCGCGGTCACAGATCACGGCGGCGTAGAAGACGCCAGGGCCGCAGCACTTGTCTACCGCGACGAATTGCTGCGGACCATCCGTCCGTTGAGCCTGCGGGAGTTCAGCGCCATCGTCCGCAAGAACAACACCTCCGGGGTGCCGGGCGTCTCTCGGAATGTTGATCCGGGAGGGGGTCGCTGGTCGGCCACGGTGTATCTGGCCAACGGCAAATCACAGCGCCGATCCTTTGCAGTGAAGAAATTCGGCGAGGAGCGCGCCAGGGAGCTGGCAATCGAGGCACGGCACCAGATGCTCCAAACCGTGGAAGGGTGGATGGTTCGCCACCCTGACGGTGAACCCCAAGGCCAGGCACTCCCCGACATGGATCGCTCTGCCATGCCTCGTCTTCGCAAGGACCGGGGTGAGCGATCGCCGACACGGCTGTCGCTGGAGCGCCGCGTGTACCGCTATCGGTGGACCCGGACCATGCGCCGCGGCGGGGTGTGGACCGGCGAATACTGGGTCGCGGAGTATTCGACGTCCGACGGCAAGGTTCGGCGCAAGTGCTTTTCTGTGGGGCGCCATGGCGAGGAGGAGGCCATGCGGCTTGCGCTGGAGCAACGCCGGGAATGGGTGCTGAACCCGCCCCCGCCACAGAACCGGACCCGATAG
- a CDS encoding TIGR03756 family integrating conjugative element protein — MASTALALDTATIASSALSPDCLEYRVVGICYWLRCSKSGCSVRTSVKVRHYVPDAVVSSYANTGENPWVEVRAMGMPNPTAVAGGDGTTNQSNENNLSRFKNADVIGHPGGSLFGRFASASGYSCEGAGTAFMPYLISTLDTVAWRYNVPEAVYPEALIPGMREIGARTTLNLWGAVYPRGGFLHQTDDHKSGAVVAQRAGDVVTRRGQPHVYQPMLSKPRAGYWPAGELIEGNAFTGKWQELTPALSPTCAVFPHSNTRVQAPRGDYAWALWRPYSCCQRRGQVFLGSMDFNGGGLRP; from the coding sequence ATGGCTTCGACCGCCTTGGCACTGGACACCGCCACCATCGCCTCGTCCGCACTGTCACCGGATTGCCTGGAGTATCGGGTGGTGGGCATCTGCTACTGGCTGCGCTGCTCGAAGTCGGGCTGCTCGGTGCGCACCTCGGTGAAGGTCCGTCACTACGTGCCGGATGCCGTCGTGTCGAGCTATGCCAACACGGGCGAGAACCCGTGGGTCGAGGTGCGTGCGATGGGCATGCCCAATCCCACCGCAGTCGCGGGCGGCGACGGCACGACCAACCAGAGCAACGAGAACAATCTCTCCAGATTCAAGAACGCCGATGTGATCGGCCATCCGGGCGGATCGCTGTTCGGCCGTTTTGCCAGCGCCTCCGGGTATAGCTGCGAGGGCGCGGGCACGGCCTTCATGCCCTATCTGATCAGCACGCTCGATACCGTGGCCTGGCGCTACAACGTGCCCGAAGCGGTCTATCCCGAAGCACTGATCCCCGGCATGCGGGAGATCGGCGCTCGCACCACCCTCAATCTATGGGGTGCGGTCTATCCGCGGGGCGGCTTCCTGCACCAGACGGACGACCACAAGAGCGGAGCCGTGGTGGCCCAGCGGGCCGGCGATGTCGTCACGCGGCGCGGACAGCCGCATGTCTATCAGCCGATGCTCTCCAAGCCGCGCGCCGGCTACTGGCCTGCCGGTGAGCTCATCGAAGGCAATGCCTTCACGGGGAAGTGGCAGGAACTGACCCCTGCCCTGTCGCCCACCTGTGCGGTGTTCCCTCACTCGAATACCCGGGTGCAGGCCCCGCGTGGCGATTACGCCTGGGCGCTGTGGCGCCCCTACAGCTGCTGCCAGCGGCGGGGCCAGGTGTTCCTGGGCAGCATGGATTTCAACGGTGGAGGCTTGCGGCCATGA